CACCAGTGGAATTGACAGACAAAATAAAGGTAGGCAAATCAAGTGGTAGAagatgaatgtattttataactgcttcCCTTAAAGAAGCCCAAAAATGACATGTTAGAAGATTCACTGAAGTGATGTTATattgtaatatttgtatttagtagATCGGTGTAGATAATAATATTGATCAAATGGGATTTTCTTAAAATGTTGCTCCATTTCTTCCATAcaatttgtaaatattttatttcaatatgtaaatatttaaaccctttttttaaacaaaaagatgAATCATTGTGAAATTGTTTTAATAGAGTATTTAAAGTGTGCTCTTAAATAACTGATCTGTTTAGATTGTATTTCTGCCTCAAGAATTAAAAGGTTTATCGGACAATAATTGGTGCTTGTGTTTTAGTTCTTAAATCATTTTCACAACatctgtgatccttgaaatgtatttttgcttacgactgtaagtcgccctggataagggcgtctgctaagaaataaataataataacatccatgaataaaactttacagctgtGTGGTGTATATCGTCGCACATAACAATGAGAAATAAAGATTAAGAATATGAGATGATTGTAGGTATTTGTTTgagatgcattaaaaaaaacagtaggtGAGGAGATGGAATATACAGCACTATAAAGTACATGTTGTCACTAAAAACATCAAGAGAAAATGGCTTTTGGGAGTACTCTGAAAAATAAGTGAAGTGAACACCCACCAAACGAGGTCCAATATCCCTTCTGACCTTCCCTGGGTTGTAACCAAGTGCAGTAAGTGTGAGTGGTGCGAAAAACTACAACtgccaaaatattttttaaatagaaaaccaAATGGAGAACAGTATATAGACTCTTAAAATGATGTATTAATATTTAGCTATAGATAATCATGACATTGTGAAATATGAACACTAGGGGGCTCTCTTGCCTCTGGTCCAGAGTCAATTACAGTATTGCCCCAGTATGGCGTGGATGTCTGGATGATGTTAAACAATACACCAGAAGAGCAGGGGTGTTAATCCTGGTGTCCTGACCCAATTCCAATCCTactatttagttataaaatgtagTTTGAATGCACAATGAGCAATCCCTGGTTGACCTACCCATCACTGTAGTGGTATTTTAAAAAGGATTGCTGATACTGTGGATTCAGAATGGTTTTTGAATGGCCACGTTTATAATGTATGCTTTCTGGTGATATCTGCTTATAATCATCTTTCTGACATGCCTACAGCACAAAATCAGGGTTTTATGTTCTAAACTATTTGGTTTGTAATTTAGTTTGATGGCCaaattaagaaagaaataatgcaataaataatgtaaactttactgtatacattattttaccacattgtgaataataataataataataataataataataataataataataataataataataatagccaagCATTTAACCAGTTGTACTGTCATTGTGGTCTAGTTTTTGTAAAAATTGGTTCAAGCACTATAACTACacattgaaaacattaaaattgtTGAAATTACAAAACAAGCTCTGAATACTTACCCTGATCATGCCATTCTCACCAAAATTGGTATGGTGGGTTGTTGAAACATGATCGTTTTGATTTGACACAATTGAATCACTTAGAGgacttatttataaaaaaaaatattgatccTTTTCACCCCAAAAAAGAGTCAATTTTGACTATAGAATTTGCAATATATGGCCATTTTTAGTCTTGTAATAAGAACGGTTAAACAAAATGCTTAATTGAATGTATAAAACTAAATACACAGGTCACCCATATCATATGAAAGACAAGTCTCTTATTATCAGTAGTGCCctttaatgttttatgtattttttccaaaattgccTCTTTTTTGGGATGAAAAGGGTCCATATTTTTCAAGGGTAAATTCAGagcttgttttataatttaaacgGTTTTAATGTTTTCAATGTGTAGTTATATTGCTAGAACCAATTTTTACAAAAAACTCGACCACAATGACACAGTACAACAGGGTTAATCTTGATCTGGAGAAAATTAGCTTTACAATGATGCAGGTGTGGCCAATGGGTACATTAAGTCACTCTAAAACATGCCCCATCTGCTCAGCTATAATGACAGTACTTTGGGGAAAGTTAAAGGGTTGTTAAAATTAAAGGTACATTCCATTGTTGACTTTTTTGTTGCCTGACACTAAAATGCCCCGTTAAAGGGGAGGTAAAGGCGCCAGTCAGCACGTAAAGGACCTTTGCCAACCCCGTTATTTATCTTTGTTATGCTTGATTTTCACAGTAAATAGTCACTAAAAGCGGTTTATATAAAAGCAACAGTGTATATACTTGTTTATACGTTTTATCCAGGGtccatttttaattgtttattaaataaaacgtaTGTTTAGTTTGTGCGCTTTCTCTTCAGGCGGTGTTTAAGGGCGACCCTGTGGTCCCAGTGCATTCTGGGACAGTCCTCCCTCTTGTATCGGGAGGCGCCGCTAAACCGAAACCGGTAAGGAGATAGAAACAAGAATGCAGAATTAAAGGGGAAACAAGATATTAAAATAActgtccatattttttttaaaaaacgatgGGGTACGACTTTAAATACTCCTAAGGCAGGTAAAGCATGGGTGCTTTGCAGAATTAAAAGAAACGAGGCGGCCTCTTTAATAAACAGGCTATCTTGTTCCCTTGCTCGCATGGGTGATGAAGGGTTAATTTTTTCAACCGCCGACATTTTTAATGTGCAGCGCGTCCGGATTCATTAAAAGCAAAGGGCATTTACTTGTTAATAAATGCATCTTTATATTGCAATGTTGATAATGCAAAACAATAACCCAAAAATTGCACCGACATGATAGCCTGCAGATACATGTGTTGAAATTGTACTTCATGTAGAATTAGCAGTACATCAATTTACATTGAATGCAATGCTGCAGCAGGGAAATAACGAAAGGGTTAATATTGCACTTATGACATTTTCCCCTTAAATTAGCAGTGCTCGTTTGTAAAATGTATCGAAAGTGCATGCTTTTTACTACATGCAGAATCATTTTTGaaatattgtattaaacagtATGTAGTGTTATAATTATATCTGAACTTGTCGGCGCTCCTCTTTGTAAATGTAGAGCTAAAAATCCAAAGGCCCTTGTTCTTAAAGGCAGCAGATGCAAAAATTTAAGGTAGCCCTGCTGGTAGTTTCTGCGTGGGATtagttgatgcatttttttttacaccgcTGGTGTATTTCATTACAAATTAATGATATTATGAACATATTCCAAATACGCAAAATAAACCCGTACGGACAGCATGCACCTTAATGTTTACACAAGGCCTTGTGTttgttttaagtttatttttcacGAGTGAAATACAACTAAAGCTTGGACAGGGACATTTGGACCTGCAAAAGTGTCACACAATATGTAACTTAtagctttcaaaaaaaaaaaaaaagttttatgtcactttttatttggttttaagtatattgaatttttttttgcatatcaAATATTATACATTACTTTAGAATAGCGTTTTACACACCTGTCAATTTTTACACACCTTCTCAACAGGAGAAATTAAGTTTTTTCTTTTGCCCTTCTCTGTCATAACAGTTGAATGGCACTTCTAAGATACCCCTGCTCTCCCAGCACATGTTTaactaataaaaatatatatatatatacaaattttatatatatatatatatatatatatatatatatatatatatatatatataatttgtaagtATGAATTTGACTCTGATTAGTCAGAAAGTATATGACTCATTAATCATTGTTTGTACTGAatatgagaaaaataaataaacccactGTATtgtatagtattaaaaaaaaatagagagtTTATTTTACCCTCAGGCAGCCCTTGtaaaattgttacattttttgtttcatattGAATTTGTTGCAAAAAGTGGAGCCTCAGTATGGAATCTCAGAAGTGTGTTAGAGTAGTGAAATATCTTCTCTCAAAACTAAGAGAGGCATAATTTTGCACATAATAATCATACATTTCTTTCTATGGATTCCTGGTTGTGCCTTCCCTCCAAATCCATAAAAAAATGTGTAGTTCAGGCACCAATATTATAAGGGCAATTTCATCAATATCTCTATGAAGCAGCCAGTTACTTTTCACCAATTTGCTCAAAGACTGCTTTGACGGTTCTTTTTCTCTAAATGGGGAAATTGATGGATAATGTCCCCAATACAAGTAATTGCTTGAAAAGTTTCCAGAAAgttgatttgtgttttttgagCTTTAGGTTTAGTGTCCCATGCAATTTGAAAAACTGTGTGTTGAAAATGTACGTTTTGAAACTGatgttttgtaaacttttttttttttgcagttataccaaagttttatttttgatATAACCTCATCCTGTTGCAGGTAGAAAACAGCATGCCTATTAAGCTCACAGAGTGACAAAATATGAAGCATGTTTCAGTTGGGGGTGAGGGGAGGGGCAACAAGCAGAAATGCAGTAATTTAGTGAACAGCACACCAATAAATAATATATCAGGGTATAACTGAACCTGATTATGGGAAAATAATGGAATAGCATTAAAACTATTGTAAACTATTGCATTTGGTCAATAGTTTTTATATAATGCtaaattcattttgattttgaaacaatttatatattttttgatacagtgaaaaaataaacGCAGTCTCCATTGGCCAGAAGTACTGCAGTTTTCCAACCATGTCTGTTCGGGAGTCATTTAACCCCGAGAGCTATGAACTTGATAAGAGCTTCAGACTGACCCGCTTCACAGAACTGAAGGGGACCGGATGTAAAGTACCGCAGGATGTCCTTCAGAAACTCTTGGAATCTCTGCAGGAAAACCATTTCCAGGAGGATGAGCAGTTTCTTGGCGCAGTCATGCCCAGACTTGGTAGGTTCCTGCATGTGACACAATTAGATGACTAGGGAAAGTGTGGTGCAATACACAATGTTACAGTAATGGAGAAAGTGAGTAAAATGTCattgtgaaaatgtttttaattataaatcatATTCTGAGATGTATCACTTGAATATAGGTTTTTCTTACATTAAAACAGCTTTCAATGCATTTTCATGTATTTGTGTAGTTGTATTGTCTAATGTAacgtatcattttgtagttctgAGATGTCGCAATTaactgtttgatttaaaaaatgttaaagctTATAATATGTGTGTCAAAATAGATCATTAATGTTTATTATGGATTTCAGTTACTTTTACATTTCAATTTTGAGTTCAGGTGAAGATCAAAAAATAGCCTAAATCTTTTATCAAGATACAAACATTCTCCAACAGAATAATGCTAACCTTTGATTCAGCAGGTTTACAGTACCTGCCATGTAACAGCTTTAATCACCATTGCGCTCTCTTTTTTTCTCCCGATCACTTGGGTTATTGTACTGTTACTGCTCATATTGCAGTCCTGGATTCAGCATTGGTGGTAGCCAATGCAGGTCTACCAGTGTCTTTTAGGAACCTGTTATTGTTGTTCTTTCAGACtgtaatgttttatatttgtaggTATCGGGATGGATACGTGTGTCATTCCCTTAAGACACGGTGGCCTTTCTCTCGTTCAAACAACAGACTACATTTATCCTATTGTTGATGATCCCTACATGATGGTGagattaataattatatatatatatatatatatatatatatatatatatatatatatatatatatatttaaagtctGATCTAGTGTAAAACTGTACTACATTCTTTCGATTAGGGTTACGGTTAGGCCGATTTAAATCTTAAGCTCAGTGTTCAAATTCACTCGGGCCTGTCACTGAAAAGCCTAGCCTGTCTTTCTACACCTATGTCAACCAAATATTATTACGAATATTACAGTGTGCAATTAATGATTTGATGTCAGTAATGAATTTCATtgtttacacatttttatttcttctagGGTCGTATTGCCTGTGCCAATGTACTAAGTGACCTTTATGCCATGGGGGTCACGGAATGTGACAATATGTTGATGCTTCTTGGAATTAGTAATAAACTGACAGATAAGGTAGGTCATAACCAAACTACCAAAGTAAACAAGCTTAATACATTTACAGATGCCACTACTTACAGTATCATTGTGGAGGTGAATGTAATTTGTGAGGTTGTTGTTGCCTGCAGGAAAGAGACAAGGTGATGCCTCTGATAATCCAGGGTTTTAAAGATGCTGCAGAGGAGGCAGGAACATCAGTAACTGGTGGACAGACAGTTCTGAACCCCTGGATTGTACTCGGGGGAGTTGCAACGACTGTCTGCCAGCCCAATGAGTTCATCATGTAAGCACGATTCACCCTTTTTAAAGTGTAATGATGGTGTAAAGACAGTAGAGATGCCAGTCGGTCTGGTTGAGGTGAGGGGACTATAATTCATTAAAGTCTCGATTTTTGTACAGATGTtttaacctttcaggtactgttTGATTATTATGATGACACTCTGTATGTGCATGCACTGGTAAATCTAGTAGGCAGAAAGCATTTTCAATTAAACGACAAAGAAGAAAGGTTTTCATTGGAACAAACATTAAGACACTTTATTTAACTGTTTCCTTTTTGTGGCAGTTAAAGTTAAGTGGACACAATTACATTCTTTCCATAATAATGAATAagatattttgttaaaataaattacgGTACCCCAAGAGCAGTTTCAGGTTTATTCAAATTCAttaaagcaaacaaaagaaacacaatcatgagtgagcagaatAGGGCCCAGTGATTCTGATGCAGACCAAAGGAAATACAATTCAGACCAGGGGAAGTAAGTGAATGTACTATATTTGTATGCTGTTTTCTACtttcttttaacttttttaattgttgttataGGCCAGACAATGCTGTACCTGGTGACGTGCTTGTACTGACAAAACCTTTAGGAACACAAGTAGCTGTTGCAGTGCACCAATGGCTTGATattgtaagttttgttttcactgaataaatatgaaacaatactacaggaggctgtgtggttcagtggttaaagaaaagggcttgtaaccaggaggtccctggttcaaatcccacctcagccactgactcattctgtgaccctgagcaagtcacttaacctccttgtgctccgtctttcgggtgagtcgctgttgtaagtgactctgcagctgatgcatagttcacacaccctagtctctgtaagtcgccttggataaaggcgtctgctaaataaacaaataataaataaacaaataataatacagtaatatactATATATCAGATGTCCAAATGTTGTAATTTGCATATTTAAGAGTTGAAAAAAAGGTTATAACAATGAAATGATATATTTTAAAAGGGCAAACATGGTAGATAATCATTTCCTGTATAAATATTTAGTATGTGAATAAAACATTGGCAAATAAAGTAACAAGAAGGCCATTACGAATACTTAGGGATATGATTTTGTCATGGCAAAATTATGCATAATTCACAACAGTCACGGTAAAAGTAGAACATTTCACTGTATAGTCACAGCAACAAAGAATTGTGTAATAACAACTGAAATTGaataacacaatatattataGCAGTCGAGTATTTCCTTAATTAAATGTATCTTTGTACGATACTTTTTCAAACAATCATGGATGATTAACTCCCATATACATTTAGCCCCACACTAGCTGTTGCAATTGCTAGCAACCCAATGGGACACTAATGAAATAccccttaagaaaaaaataacaagtagatACAGATCCttacttttacattttctatGAACGATGGCCAGTACTGTTTATTAATAGGACCTGTACTGTGTTTTCAGGCACAAAGAAGAAGTAATATGAGTCAGAACAGAAACATAATCATTCGAAGAGCAACTGATACAAATACTGGAAATGTTCATGGACATATTTCTTGTTCTTTTTGTTATGGCAGCCTGAAAAGTGGAATAAAATAAAGTTGGTCGTAACACAAGAGGATGTTGAATTGGCGTACCAAGAGGCCATGATGAACATGGCAAGACTAAATAGAACAGGTGGGAACTTCTAATCAGATATGCATTGTATAATTCTGAAAGTGTACAGCACAGAGTGTATCATAAGAATAATATGTGTTAATCTGTTGCATACTATTGTATTTCAATCTTTGCAGCTGCTGGGCTTATGCACACCTTTAATGCACATGCAGCCACAGACATTACAGGATTTGGAATTTTAGGGCATGCTCAAAACTTGGCCAGACAGCAGAGGAATGAAGTGTCATTTGTCATCCACAACCTTCCTGTATTGGCGAAGATGGCTGCCGTGAGCAAAGCTTGTGGAAATATGTTTGGTCTTATGCATGGCACCTGCCCTGAGACATCAGGTATggaaatttaaatatttaaagcacaaaaaaaaatctctctcaagatttttgtttttaacatatttcatttttcttttttcaagaaacaaaataaaaccgtTAGCATTAGTTTGGTAATTTGTAGTAACTGGCACCTTAGAGTACTATGTTCACATTGGttgttcagtgtttttgttttttttttaaacgcaaatGCAACGAATATTCAAGTACaaactcaactttttttttttataggaggCCTTCTGATCTGTTTGCCCCGTGAGCAGGCAGCACGTTTCTGTGCTGAGATAAAGTCTCCTAAATATGGTGAAGGCCACCAAGCATGGATAATTGGAATAGTAGAAAAAGGCAACCGCACAGCCAGAATAATTGACAAACCACGGATCATAGAAGTAGCTCCACAAGTCGCCACTCAAAACGTGAACCCAACTCCTGGTGCCACCTCCTAATTCAGGAATAAACAGTGAAGCTATAGATAGGTATATTCTAGTAGCATCCTAGAGTATAAAAACTACTATGTTAATTTGTATCATGCCTGCCCAGTTGGCCTTGGGGCAGTTCATGTGTGGatacaatttaaaacagaataaatccattgcctttttgtgttttttatttttttattttttctgttacaTTAACTGAAGATGCACCTAAATCTTAAGGCAGCTTCTAAGTTGAGAATATTATTATCCAATACTGTTGATTCATTTTTGAATCTTTATTACCACGTATCGTCTATTGCCGCACAGGCTCTTTTTAAGGTGCTTTCACTTAGCACACATTAACAACAAATAGCGTGATAGCGTTTTTGTTTGTCCGTTCACTATGTGTACAATGAAAACCTAGGACTAGGTGTACAACAAGTTTCAGATGCCTTGAAAAAAATAGGATTGTGTATCGTCAGATAACACAAGGAAATGTAAAATCATTGAAAAGGTTGCATGTTTGAAAGCCTttggtttgtattgttttttcccAAAAGTTTAAAAACATTGCAACCTctattattttgtaaaatagcACATTCTGTAAAGCAATGTATGTCCTAAAGTGTTAACATTGCATGGTAAGCACCTTGGTTGAAGGATAAATAATTTCACTATTCCTAGATTATTTCAACACTTACTGTATTTGTGTCttccatgttttttgtttttttttcagcaaggaACACTGCTTGTTTTATCTGCTGTATAATGCAGAAAACATTACAGACTAAGACTAATAAGTGGTTACTGTATATTACCCATTTACCATTTATTAAGTACAGTTTCAAATATCAGTAACAATTAAATGTTCTGTGGTCGGTagtgtttattatattttatatagtgcTATGTAGGCttctttttttgttctattttcaTAAATGCCACAACTAATGTTTAGTTTGATTCTTCGCTGTCTTCCCATTTTTCTGCACTCGCTTGTGTTCTGTGTACATCCTGCCAACATTGTAGCTAGAGGTAAAgctcaataaatatatatatatatcttttttttattgctcttgTATAAGAGATGTAGTTGTCATTTTACTGTATATCCCTGATAAATCCTTTGACGGtcacattttagattttttttttttttttttttaatttagttgttgccaattagtttttattattttctccccaatttgaaatgcccaattattttattatgctcagctcaccgctaccacccctgcgctgactcgggaggggcgaagatgaacacacgctgtcctccgaagcgtgtgccgtcagccgcccgcttctttacacactgcgaactcaccgtgcagctgcctcagagctacagcgtcggaggacaacgcagctctgggcagcttacaggcaagcccgcaggtgcccggccagactacaggggtcgctggtgcgcggtgagccgaggacaccctggccgacctaaccctccctccccccgggcgacgctcgtccaattgagcgccgccccctggaagctcccgtccacggtcggctgtggaatagcctggactcgaactcgcgacgtacaggctatagagcgcatcctgcactctagcgagtgcttttactggatgcgccactcgggagcccccacattTTAGATTATTTTGAGGCTGATATGTTCTATCGCAAGATTACGTTCAGCTGTTAAATTGATAACAATATTGTATTGGTCAATCATCCTTTACATTGGAAAACATTGATCTGTCACAATAATTTAAGTCATTTAGACTTTCTTTGCAGAACAACACATACCAACTTGGTATGAGAGCACTACTGTTAACATTCTACAGCAAAAACAACTTCTTTGGGTGTTAACCTCGCTCTCTTATGCCTCTTCAATAAAGGCAGCTTGTTGTTAACCTATTTACTGCTGTTTCGTTTTCTTTAATGTTCTATTACTGTGCAGTAGTGTTGCATGCAGAGTTTCTGTTGCCTTTTATTACATGTGGTGTGTGCCTTAGCAGAAACAGATAGACAGCTACCAATGACTATTTTGATGCATTATCAATTGATAAAACGGTTGTACATAGGTGATTAACTATGGAAGAAGGTTGGCTGAACTAAGTGCTAATaacattttaagatattttaAGTTGGTATTGGGCAGAGATAGTGTTCTATGTTCTGCACATTCATAAATCTGGAATACTGGCTAATTACAGGTGTAAGCAAGTtggttaaaatgaacatattCCATTTTAACTCATTTTTGATAGAAGTGAGGGTTTGCAAAGTCACTTGCAAGGAAATGGTGTGCTGCCCATGTGCACATGCATGTATGAATAATGGGTAGTCCGCATCAAGAATACAGATTAGTAATACATTTTGGGTATAACCTTTAACCAGAGGGACatcatataatttaattaaaaactgtTGTCATTGCTGTTGATATGAAATCTAAATGATTGCTGTatattttgcttatttttttaaatgatatactgtTGTAATCTCACCTTGTATGTGATTGTTGTTTCCTTATGCCACTTGTATCATTTATTGAgccatattttgtattttgtatgaaGAAAATAATCGATAAAAATAGAAATCCAACATAACTGAAACTGGTCAGGCCAGCACTCCTGCCTGTGGTGGGCCCCCGAGTAGCAGGAGACAACCGGTTTTAATACGCACCTCTTGTGAGTCTAATCAACTGTAAATAGTTTCTCTTCACATTTTGGCCTGTATCCATGAGGATTCATTTGATAGCAAAAGCCTTACAATCAAAGATGGCACCACACTATATGTATATATCATTagtgtgtaaatgtgtttttttggtaATAATTTTTCAAATGTATAAATTCTGCTGTATAGATAATTGTAACATGGGTTCTGTTCTTATTCAGCCTTCCTCCTTATCAAACAATAGGTGAGGAAAACATCTGAACGTTGCACTCCCGCCTtggattgtaatatatatatatattttttttttttacacacactaTTTTACACTTAAGGCTATCCCCAAGGCCGTTTGCATTTAAGATGTTTCAGTCATCATGGCTGGTGGACCACTGTTAGTTTCCAGCCCTCATGAAGCTCAGTAAGAAAGAATCCGTCTTCAAATACTGTAGGATGCatgtttctaaattatattcttaggaaaataaaaatcttgccagtccaaaacaaaaatgtaacaaaagacAGCTGGGTTAAATCTTCAGTGGGTACACAAGTAACAATTTCTTCAGTCAGGCATTCCATGCTGACACTGATCAGCTGTTGTCTTGCACTGTACCTCATTAGCACACACCTAACCTCAGAAGATGATATAAACTGATAAGTTGCTATATTTGCTGTcctttaaatgtttgtttttggctcacctggtaaaagcacagctgcgtGGTATGTAGGGTGAGCCATAGTTAGCGAAGCGCAGGTTTGTGTCCgggctggtcttcactggggagtCCAAATCCGGAGGGGGCGTCACATTAGTTCTGGCACTCctctgggttagggaggcaaaaccagaagggacattctcctcatcacgctacagcggaccctactggccaggcgcttAGTAGACCTGCTGGCCTTTGCTGGCATTCCGctttcgagttcctgggtgtagaagatgAAACTGACTTGGTTGTAGGATCaaaggacgcccactgaaccttcagatctGATCTGTGTGGGGAAATGCTGCAGTGTGGGGAAAAAATAACTACATTATAAGTTGGGGGTAAAATAAgtgggcactctaaattaaataaataaataaatatgtagttCTGACTTTTTCCATGAAAAACAACATTACTGCTATTAGGGTTAACCAATTCCCCTCTCATAACCCTCTCTAATGTGACTGTACCCTGTCCATTATACACAGGAAGTCAGTGATATGAAATAAACAAGGTTGTGTTATGCAACCCCTGTTCATGAAAGTAAAGTgaaattacatattttatatcTGGGCTGCCATTAAGAATAATATTTTACTATGTAATTAAGTTTaaagagaaaccaaaacaaaagatatACCATTAAAGACCAtggtttttattcaaacaaacaatgtaatttaaataattaaatttacaaaatg
The sequence above is a segment of the Acipenser ruthenus chromosome 7, fAciRut3.2 maternal haplotype, whole genome shotgun sequence genome. Coding sequences within it:
- the sephs1 gene encoding selenide, water dikinase 1; translated protein: MSVRESFNPESYELDKSFRLTRFTELKGTGCKVPQDVLQKLLESLQENHFQEDEQFLGAVMPRLGIGMDTCVIPLRHGGLSLVQTTDYIYPIVDDPYMMGRIACANVLSDLYAMGVTECDNMLMLLGISNKLTDKERDKVMPLIIQGFKDAAEEAGTSVTGGQTVLNPWIVLGGVATTVCQPNEFIMPDNAVPGDVLVLTKPLGTQVAVAVHQWLDIPEKWNKIKLVVTQEDVELAYQEAMMNMARLNRTAAGLMHTFNAHAATDITGFGILGHAQNLARQQRNEVSFVIHNLPVLAKMAAVSKACGNMFGLMHGTCPETSGGLLICLPREQAARFCAEIKSPKYGEGHQAWIIGIVEKGNRTARIIDKPRIIEVAPQVATQNVNPTPGATS